From a single Planctellipticum variicoloris genomic region:
- a CDS encoding HlyD family secretion protein, whose protein sequence is MSGRLGWLLAVLFASSTVWLFLFPIGQGVKSETSPSPEAAALREKLRSASDGGAISVGHDAAAPATIVLESKGYIIPEQQILVSPQVSGRVIELNFDAGYQVQEGDVLAVLDSTEYRADLDRANGMVAAARARYNELHVGSRPDEIVQARAELDEAETTLEQTERDYLRTKDLRRQNIATVQEYEQAESTFRAQAKRVARLEAALRLMQEGPREEKVLAAMAELQQAEAEVRRSTWRLENTTIRAPISGTILKKNAELGNLVNPIAFNGSFSLCDIADLSKLEVELTIQERDISKVFAGQACKLRAEAFPKRIYEGVVSRLMPIADRAKGAIPVRVRVEMPPGEEGQYLKPEMGAIVQFFSSSRETVANSDLTDQAVSNDPASALTPANVSAVPRRL, encoded by the coding sequence GTGAGCGGCAGGCTCGGCTGGCTGCTTGCCGTCCTGTTTGCCAGCTCGACGGTCTGGCTGTTCCTGTTTCCCATCGGCCAGGGCGTGAAGAGCGAGACGTCGCCGAGCCCTGAAGCGGCTGCGCTGCGTGAGAAACTGAGATCCGCTAGCGACGGAGGGGCGATATCGGTCGGACATGATGCGGCGGCGCCCGCGACGATCGTGCTGGAGTCCAAGGGCTACATCATTCCGGAACAGCAGATTCTGGTCAGCCCGCAGGTCAGCGGTCGCGTGATCGAGCTGAATTTTGACGCAGGCTATCAGGTTCAGGAAGGGGACGTGCTGGCGGTGCTCGACAGCACCGAATATCGGGCCGATCTGGACCGGGCCAACGGCATGGTGGCGGCGGCCAGAGCCCGCTACAACGAGCTTCACGTGGGAAGCCGGCCGGACGAGATCGTCCAGGCCCGGGCGGAACTTGATGAAGCGGAAACGACGCTCGAGCAGACCGAGCGGGACTATTTGCGGACCAAAGATCTTCGCCGGCAGAACATTGCCACGGTCCAGGAATACGAACAGGCCGAGAGCACGTTCCGGGCTCAGGCAAAGCGAGTCGCGAGGCTGGAAGCGGCGCTGCGGCTGATGCAGGAAGGGCCGCGTGAAGAAAAAGTCCTGGCGGCAATGGCCGAATTGCAGCAGGCGGAGGCGGAAGTCCGGCGATCAACGTGGAGACTCGAGAACACGACGATCCGTGCACCGATCTCGGGCACAATTCTCAAGAAGAACGCTGAGTTGGGCAATCTCGTCAACCCGATTGCGTTCAACGGTTCGTTCAGTTTGTGCGATATTGCCGACTTGTCGAAGCTGGAGGTCGAGTTGACGATCCAGGAGCGGGACATTTCCAAAGTCTTCGCCGGTCAAGCCTGTAAGCTGCGGGCCGAGGCCTTTCCGAAACGGATCTACGAGGGTGTCGTCTCGCGACTGATGCCGATCGCCGACCGGGCCAAGGGAGCGATCCCTGTGCGGGTCCGCGTCGAAATGCCTCCCGGAGAAGAGGGACAGTATCTGAAGCCGGAAATGGGCGCGATCGTCCAGTTCTTTTCCAGTTCCCGGGAAACGGTGGCCAATTCGGACCTCACGGATCAGGCCGTATCAAACGATCCCGCGTCGGCTCTGACCCCGGCCAATGTTTCAGCGGTCCCTCGTCGACTGTGA
- a CDS encoding DegT/DnrJ/EryC1/StrS family aminotransferase has translation MTYTVSINADPERSVPFIDLVPQHREIAADVMSAVERVFSEQKFILGDEVVALENEIAAYCDADHAIGCNSGTDALIIALQALGIGPGDEVITTPFSFFATASSICRAGATPVFVDIEPDTFNLDPNRVEDAVTPRTKAIMPVHLYGQCCEMDPLQRIATQHNLAIVEDAAQAIGAEYRGRRAGVLGTIGCFSFFPTKNLGGAGDGGMMTTDDPELAARMKRLRVHGDVGGYEHVEIGMNSRLDALQAAVLRVKLQHLDHWSVRRQHHAKRYGELFRQTGVLDLIAPPRVRADRRHVYNQYCVRVREGHRDAVLQGLKSRKVGCAVYYPKPLHLQTCFKSLGYTPGDFPHAEAACHDVLALPSYPELPAIDQQRVVDCLADICQELRGVQRRRLAA, from the coding sequence ATGACTTACACAGTGTCGATCAATGCCGACCCCGAGCGGTCGGTGCCGTTCATCGATCTGGTGCCGCAGCACCGCGAGATTGCGGCAGATGTGATGAGCGCCGTCGAGCGGGTCTTTTCCGAGCAGAAGTTCATCCTCGGCGACGAGGTGGTCGCTCTGGAAAACGAAATTGCCGCGTACTGCGACGCCGATCACGCGATCGGCTGCAACTCGGGGACGGACGCGCTGATCATCGCCCTGCAGGCTCTCGGCATCGGCCCGGGGGACGAGGTGATCACGACGCCGTTCTCGTTCTTTGCGACGGCCAGTTCAATCTGCCGGGCCGGCGCGACTCCCGTGTTTGTGGATATTGAGCCGGACACGTTCAATCTCGATCCGAACCGGGTTGAAGATGCAGTGACGCCTCGCACAAAAGCGATTATGCCCGTGCATCTTTACGGGCAGTGCTGCGAAATGGATCCGCTGCAGCGGATCGCGACCCAGCACAATCTGGCGATCGTGGAAGACGCGGCTCAGGCGATCGGGGCGGAGTACCGGGGCCGTCGGGCCGGCGTGCTCGGTACGATCGGCTGTTTCAGTTTCTTCCCGACAAAGAATCTGGGCGGCGCGGGCGATGGCGGCATGATGACCACCGACGACCCCGAGCTCGCGGCGCGGATGAAGCGACTGCGGGTGCACGGCGACGTGGGGGGCTACGAGCACGTTGAGATCGGCATGAACAGCCGGCTCGACGCGCTGCAGGCGGCTGTGTTGCGCGTGAAGCTGCAGCACCTCGACCACTGGTCGGTTCGCCGGCAGCATCATGCGAAGCGTTACGGCGAGCTGTTCCGGCAGACTGGAGTGCTCGACCTGATCGCCCCGCCGAGAGTCCGGGCCGACCGTCGTCACGTCTACAACCAGTACTGTGTGCGGGTTCGCGAAGGACACCGCGATGCGGTCCTGCAGGGGCTGAAGTCGCGCAAGGTCGGCTGCGCCGTTTACTACCCGAAGCCGCTGCATCTGCAGACTTGCTTCAAGTCTCTGGGCTACACTCCCGGGGATTTCCCGCATGCAGAGGCGGCCTGCCACGACGTGCTGGCGCTCCCGAGTTATCCGGAGCTTCCGGCGATCGATCAGCAGCGCGTCGTCGACTGCCTGGCGGACATCTGCCAGGAATTGCGCGGCGTCCAGCGGCGTCGGCTGGCGGCTTAA
- a CDS encoding GspE/PulE family protein — MTDANALPAETRERALKEELRELVNVVGPGPLVDLLLERAFQLNVTDIHFDPARTGLRIRLRVDGVLHDVLQLPTDMMSHIVSRVKLMANMDITERRSAQDGHITSASLKRQRDVRVGSGPTIYGERLVLRLMPDEQIFSRLEDLGLEDSQAESVRRCLARPYGMVLSVGPVGSGKSTTMYSCLEMLNLPGRSLVSIEDPVERRIEGVNQIQVEPKIDFSFVEALRGVLRQDPDVIMVGEIRDPETAHIAVRAGLTGIRVLSTLHANDTTATIDVFREFSIPPMFIADSVNGIISQRLVRKICTQSRELHHPDLLTCQQLGIPAADAGSIELARGIPADCNFHTGYLGRTGVFEVLPIDMELRSAILSGASSAELRQLALAGGMQTLEQSAIKKILAGMTTVEEMHRVLMTDL; from the coding sequence ATGACCGACGCGAATGCCCTGCCCGCCGAGACACGAGAACGGGCGCTCAAAGAAGAACTGCGGGAACTGGTGAACGTTGTCGGTCCCGGGCCGCTGGTCGATCTGCTGCTGGAGCGGGCGTTTCAGCTCAACGTGACCGATATTCACTTCGATCCGGCCCGGACGGGCTTGCGGATCCGGTTGCGGGTGGACGGCGTTCTACACGACGTCCTGCAGCTTCCGACCGACATGATGTCGCACATCGTGTCGCGCGTGAAATTGATGGCGAACATGGACATCACCGAGCGCCGATCCGCGCAGGACGGTCATATCACCAGCGCTTCGCTGAAGCGGCAGAGGGATGTGCGGGTCGGCAGCGGGCCGACGATCTATGGCGAACGCCTGGTGCTCCGGCTCATGCCGGACGAGCAAATCTTCTCGCGTCTGGAGGATCTGGGCCTGGAGGACTCCCAGGCGGAATCGGTGCGCCGGTGTCTGGCTCGTCCGTATGGCATGGTGCTGAGCGTCGGACCGGTCGGCAGCGGGAAGAGCACCACGATGTACAGTTGCCTGGAGATGCTGAATCTACCTGGGCGGAGCCTGGTTTCGATCGAGGACCCCGTCGAGCGTCGAATCGAGGGGGTGAACCAGATTCAGGTCGAGCCGAAGATCGACTTTTCGTTCGTCGAAGCGCTGCGCGGCGTGCTGCGCCAGGATCCCGACGTAATCATGGTGGGGGAGATTCGCGATCCCGAAACCGCCCATATTGCCGTCCGGGCCGGTCTGACGGGGATTCGGGTTCTGAGTACGCTGCACGCCAACGATACGACGGCGACGATCGACGTGTTCCGCGAATTCAGCATTCCGCCGATGTTCATTGCCGACAGCGTGAACGGGATCATTTCGCAGCGGCTGGTGCGAAAGATCTGCACGCAGTCCCGGGAACTGCATCACCCGGACCTGCTGACCTGCCAGCAGCTCGGAATTCCGGCGGCGGACGCCGGTTCGATCGAGCTGGCCCGCGGGATTCCGGCGGATTGCAACTTTCATACGGGGTATCTGGGGCGGACGGGGGTTTTCGAGGTTCTTCCGATCGATATGGAGCTCCGCTCGGCCATTCTTTCGGGGGCCAGTTCCGCGGAGTTGAGGCAGCTTGCGCTGGCGGGGGGAATGCAGACTCTGGAGCAATCGGCGATCAAGAAGATCCTGGCCGGCATGACGACCGTGGAAGAGATGCATCGGGTCCTGATGACGGATCTTTGA
- the hypE gene encoding hydrogenase expression/formation protein HypE has protein sequence MSDSAPVWQPACPPLASHDGERITLAYGEGGRLTRRLIQDRIVARFGNATLAALGDAALIDLPAGRCAMTTDGYTVTPLFFPGGDIGRLAVYGTVNDLVVSGARPRFLSLAMVIEEGLPWEVLDRVLDSVRDALDATGVQLVTGDTKVVPREAVDQLFLTTTGIGEVIQPLAGPAGLRAGDEILVSGPIGRHGAAVLCAREEFGFDPPPLSDCGPLTRPIEALWHADLPVRCLRDATRGGVAAVLHEWSAVAGLGITVASALLPVSADVRAVCELLGLEPLHLACEGTFVAAVAGGQAQRTLDVMRANGCPAAAVIGEVTTARSTPARLRTTAGREIPLDEPAGSPLPRIC, from the coding sequence ATGTCTGACAGTGCCCCTGTCTGGCAGCCCGCCTGTCCGCCGCTGGCCAGCCACGACGGCGAGCGGATTACGCTTGCCTATGGCGAGGGAGGGCGGCTGACCCGGCGGTTGATCCAGGACCGGATCGTGGCGCGGTTTGGAAACGCGACACTGGCGGCGCTCGGCGACGCGGCGCTGATTGACCTGCCGGCAGGTCGCTGCGCGATGACGACCGACGGGTATACGGTGACGCCGTTGTTTTTTCCGGGGGGCGATATCGGCCGGCTGGCGGTTTACGGGACGGTCAACGATCTGGTCGTCAGTGGAGCGCGGCCGCGTTTTCTCAGTTTGGCGATGGTGATCGAGGAGGGGCTGCCCTGGGAGGTCCTGGATCGCGTGCTGGACAGTGTTCGTGATGCTCTCGACGCGACCGGGGTCCAACTGGTGACCGGGGATACCAAGGTGGTTCCACGGGAGGCCGTCGATCAGCTCTTCCTGACGACGACTGGAATCGGCGAGGTGATTCAGCCGTTGGCGGGACCGGCAGGCTTGCGAGCTGGAGACGAGATCCTGGTGAGCGGGCCGATCGGGCGTCACGGTGCTGCAGTGCTGTGCGCCCGGGAGGAATTCGGCTTCGATCCGCCACCGCTCAGCGACTGCGGCCCGCTGACCCGACCGATTGAAGCCCTGTGGCACGCCGATTTGCCGGTCCGTTGTCTGAGGGATGCGACGCGTGGCGGCGTGGCGGCGGTGCTGCACGAGTGGTCCGCGGTGGCGGGGCTCGGGATCACTGTCGCTTCTGCGCTGCTGCCGGTGTCGGCGGACGTGCGTGCGGTCTGTGAATTGCTCGGGCTGGAGCCGCTGCATCTGGCCTGCGAAGGAACATTTGTGGCGGCTGTCGCGGGGGGGCAGGCTCAGCGGACGCTGGATGTCATGCGCGCGAATGGATGCCCTGCCGCTGCAGTGATCGGCGAGGTGACGACAGCTCGTTCGACGCCGGCCCGGCTGCGGACGACTGCCGGGCGCGAGATTCCGCTGGATGAGCCCGCGGGGAGTCCGTTGCCGCGGATCTGTTGA
- the hypD gene encoding hydrogenase formation protein HypD, producing the protein MKYLDEYRAPEAITASLDRIRRKCSRRWVVMDVCGGQTHSLLKHGLEPALEESLELLHGPGCPVCVTPAAVLDAATSLSLERRVTLSSFGDMLRVPGRSGSLLQARARGGDVRTVYSPLDAVDWAVRHPEREVVFLAVGFETTAPATALAILQAQRSAVRNFSVLAHHVRVEPAMRQIAADPAGRVQGFLAAGHVCTVTGYEEYHAFARETGLPVVVTGFEPLDLLQGLETCVELLESGRSEVVNAYARCARPEGNPHAKRLLDAVFRVADVPWRGLGVIPSGGLKIHSSLAKLDACERFGLTASDVEETSGECRSGEVLTGRLKPPDCPLFGNGCTPDTPRGAPMVSSEGACAAYFRYALSGGRAHV; encoded by the coding sequence ATGAAGTACCTCGATGAATACCGTGCCCCCGAGGCGATTACGGCGAGTCTGGATCGCATCCGGCGGAAGTGTTCGCGGCGGTGGGTGGTCATGGACGTCTGCGGCGGGCAGACGCACAGCCTGCTGAAGCATGGACTGGAGCCGGCGCTGGAAGAGTCGCTGGAACTGCTGCATGGTCCGGGCTGTCCAGTCTGTGTGACGCCGGCCGCGGTGCTGGATGCAGCCACGTCCCTTTCGCTGGAGCGGAGAGTCACGCTGTCCAGCTTCGGGGATATGCTGCGGGTTCCGGGACGGTCCGGTTCGCTGCTGCAGGCTCGGGCCCGCGGGGGTGACGTGCGGACCGTGTACTCGCCGCTGGATGCGGTTGACTGGGCGGTTCGCCATCCGGAGCGGGAAGTCGTCTTTCTGGCGGTCGGTTTTGAGACGACCGCGCCGGCGACGGCGCTGGCGATCCTGCAGGCGCAGCGAAGCGCGGTCAGGAACTTTTCCGTGCTGGCTCACCATGTCCGGGTCGAGCCGGCGATGCGGCAGATCGCCGCCGACCCGGCCGGACGGGTGCAGGGCTTTCTGGCGGCGGGTCACGTCTGCACGGTCACCGGTTACGAGGAGTATCACGCATTCGCCCGCGAAACGGGTCTGCCGGTCGTCGTCACCGGTTTCGAGCCGCTCGATCTGCTGCAGGGGCTGGAAACGTGCGTCGAGCTGCTGGAGTCGGGACGGTCCGAGGTGGTGAATGCCTATGCCCGGTGTGCGCGGCCGGAAGGAAATCCTCATGCGAAAAGGCTCCTCGACGCGGTTTTTCGCGTGGCTGATGTGCCGTGGAGAGGACTGGGAGTCATTCCGTCCGGAGGGCTGAAGATTCATTCGTCGCTGGCGAAGCTCGACGCCTGTGAGCGTTTTGGCCTGACAGCGTCCGACGTTGAAGAAACCAGCGGCGAATGTCGGAGCGGCGAGGTGTTGACCGGGCGCCTCAAGCCGCCGGACTGCCCGCTCTTCGGCAACGGCTGCACTCCCGATACGCCGCGAGGAGCGCCGATGGTGTCGTCCGAAGGGGCCTGCGCCGCGTATTTCCGCTATGCGCTGAGCGGAGGTCGGGCTCATGTCTGA
- a CDS encoding HypC/HybG/HupF family hydrogenase formation chaperone, which yields MCLGVPGRVQRWIDRDPLTGLAEIDFGGVRRTCHMACVPEAIEGDFVLVHAGVALTIVDAEAARRTLEDLERLTAEPSGESTP from the coding sequence ATGTGCCTGGGCGTTCCCGGACGGGTCCAGCGGTGGATCGATCGCGACCCGCTGACCGGTCTGGCGGAGATCGACTTCGGCGGCGTGCGCCGGACGTGCCATATGGCGTGCGTGCCGGAAGCGATCGAAGGGGATTTCGTGCTCGTGCACGCGGGCGTGGCGCTGACGATCGTGGATGCCGAGGCCGCCCGCAGGACGCTGGAGGATCTGGAGCGGCTGACCGCCGAGCCGTCCGGCGAGTCGACGCCATGA
- the hypF gene encoding carbamoyltransferase HypF: MPRVAYQFLLQGAVQGRGVRPAIAQLAEQNGWCGTVRNTAEGVELRVAKDGLQPADLELRLRSLLPRLAALRIESVPDAGWTGFTIEPSTEDAGLTVPVPRDVAICTECLSETEGTGNRRFRYGLTSCATCGPRYSVIRVMPFDRPRTSLDGFPLCPACRAEYGSSTDRRRHAQTMACPLCGPQVWASDREGRLLAEGDEAAVMAGRVLLEGRIVALRGVGGYQLLADATNGVAVDELRRRKARPAKPFAVLCRSIEAARELAKLDAVGERELLSGANPIVLAPRRIGSILVAGVSPHLRDIGLLLPTTALHARLAELTDRPLVCTSANHDGDPLAFQVEDAERVLNGIADLFLHHDREIVHPIDDSVVRPMGGTAVTLRCARGLAPLPLPLSGSPILALGAQLKSACAWSNGRQGVLGPHVGDLQGLATRDRWNEHIAAMSGLYGLADARIVADAHPDGFSRQWAQETGRDVLPVWHHHAHVVAGMVEHGWLDEQVLGIAADGTGWGPDGTLWGGEVLWATATEFRRAAHVRTFTLPGGEAAIGEIWRVAVAAAGQIEGMTPESLSQVVGLPEQVVRRVLHVSRSRLSAVTSSLGRLFDVAACLVLGLNRVSFEGEAAMRLEAVCDPAGDGEYAWHIESGDPVQLDWRSALQALLADRKRGVAAGVMAERFHRGVASWMIDVVRRLSQTSAIPSRIPVVLSGGVFQNRRLVELLVEHWPADCSLLGLPGRIPPNDGGLAAGQLAIALARGRAGRASFRKEW; encoded by the coding sequence ATGCCCCGCGTCGCTTACCAGTTTCTGCTGCAGGGGGCCGTCCAGGGGCGGGGAGTTCGCCCGGCGATTGCGCAACTGGCCGAGCAGAATGGCTGGTGCGGCACGGTTCGCAATACGGCGGAAGGGGTTGAGCTGCGGGTGGCGAAGGACGGTCTGCAGCCCGCGGACCTCGAATTGAGGTTGCGGAGTTTGCTGCCGAGGCTGGCAGCGCTGCGGATCGAATCAGTTCCCGATGCCGGCTGGACAGGATTCACGATCGAACCGTCGACGGAGGATGCCGGACTGACTGTTCCCGTGCCGCGTGACGTCGCGATTTGCACCGAGTGTCTGAGTGAGACTGAAGGCACGGGCAATCGACGATTCCGGTACGGGCTGACGAGCTGTGCGACGTGCGGGCCGCGATACAGCGTGATCCGGGTAATGCCGTTCGATCGGCCGAGGACATCGCTGGACGGCTTCCCGCTCTGCCCGGCCTGTCGGGCGGAGTATGGATCTTCCACTGACCGGCGAAGGCATGCGCAGACGATGGCCTGTCCGCTCTGCGGTCCGCAGGTGTGGGCGAGCGATCGGGAGGGGCGGCTGTTGGCGGAGGGTGACGAGGCCGCTGTGATGGCCGGCCGGGTCCTGCTTGAGGGGCGGATTGTGGCCCTGCGTGGCGTGGGAGGGTATCAGTTGCTGGCGGATGCGACGAACGGCGTTGCCGTCGACGAGCTTCGCCGTCGCAAAGCCCGCCCGGCGAAGCCGTTTGCAGTTTTGTGCCGGTCGATTGAGGCCGCACGTGAGCTGGCCAAACTGGATGCCGTTGGCGAGCGGGAGCTGCTTTCGGGGGCCAATCCGATTGTGCTCGCGCCCCGGCGAATCGGGAGCATACTTGTGGCGGGCGTGAGCCCGCACCTGAGGGACATCGGCCTGCTGCTGCCGACGACGGCGCTGCATGCGCGACTGGCGGAACTGACGGACCGTCCGCTGGTCTGCACGAGCGCCAATCACGACGGCGATCCGCTGGCCTTTCAAGTCGAAGACGCGGAACGCGTGCTGAACGGGATTGCCGACCTGTTTCTGCATCACGACCGTGAGATTGTCCATCCGATCGATGACAGCGTGGTGCGGCCGATGGGGGGAACGGCGGTCACGCTTCGCTGTGCCCGAGGTCTGGCGCCGCTGCCGTTGCCGCTGTCCGGATCGCCGATCTTGGCGCTGGGGGCGCAGCTCAAGTCGGCCTGTGCGTGGTCAAACGGGCGGCAGGGGGTGCTGGGACCTCACGTGGGGGATCTGCAGGGGCTGGCGACGCGAGATCGATGGAACGAACACATCGCGGCGATGTCCGGACTGTATGGACTCGCGGACGCGAGGATCGTGGCCGATGCCCATCCGGACGGGTTTTCGCGGCAATGGGCGCAGGAGACGGGACGAGACGTCTTGCCGGTGTGGCATCACCATGCGCATGTCGTGGCTGGCATGGTCGAACACGGGTGGCTCGACGAGCAGGTTCTGGGAATCGCGGCGGATGGGACTGGCTGGGGACCGGACGGGACGTTGTGGGGCGGTGAAGTTCTCTGGGCGACGGCGACGGAATTTCGTCGGGCGGCCCACGTAAGGACTTTCACGCTGCCGGGTGGTGAGGCGGCGATTGGCGAGATCTGGCGGGTGGCTGTCGCTGCTGCGGGACAGATTGAGGGCATGACTCCGGAGTCGTTGTCGCAGGTTGTCGGTCTACCGGAGCAAGTGGTGCGACGAGTGCTGCATGTCAGCCGTTCGCGATTGTCGGCGGTCACTTCCAGTCTGGGACGGCTGTTTGATGTCGCGGCGTGCCTGGTTCTCGGGTTGAATCGCGTCAGTTTCGAGGGGGAGGCGGCGATGCGGCTGGAAGCTGTGTGCGATCCGGCGGGCGATGGCGAGTATGCTTGGCATATTGAATCGGGAGACCCGGTTCAACTCGACTGGCGGTCGGCGCTGCAGGCATTGCTGGCGGATCGCAAGCGCGGCGTGGCTGCCGGTGTGATGGCGGAGCGGTTTCATCGGGGGGTGGCATCGTGGATGATCGACGTAGTCCGCAGGCTGTCTCAGACATCGGCGATTCCGTCTCGCATTCCGGTGGTTTTGTCGGGGGGCGTCTTTCAGAATCGGCGGCTGGTAGAATTGCTGGTCGAGCACTGGCCGGCGGACTGCAGCCTGTTGGGACTGCCGGGGCGGATTCCGCCCAACGACGGCGGGCTGGCCGCGGGACAACTGGCGATCGCGCTGGCGCGTGGTCGCGCGGGTCGAGCAAGTTTCCGGAAGGAGTGGTGA
- the hypB gene encoding hydrogenase nickel incorporation protein HypB — protein sequence MSLTEVPIQRDLQAERRAAAEVFRAGLTRQGILCLNLISSPGAGKTTLLQAMAKYWEGRRRMAVLVGDIATDRDAQRLAPFVPVRQLTTGGACHLELPLVERGLGELDLEGLEFLVIENVGNLVCPASHDLGEHLRVVVLSVTEGDDKPGKYPKAFRTSQACVINKADLLPHVPFSIEAATADAHLVQPGLPVFTVSAWRETGIAEWCAFLEAARATMLTSATE from the coding sequence ATGTCGCTGACGGAAGTGCCGATCCAGCGCGATCTGCAGGCGGAGCGCCGGGCGGCGGCCGAGGTCTTTCGCGCCGGTCTGACGCGTCAGGGGATTCTGTGTCTGAATCTGATCTCGTCGCCCGGGGCGGGGAAAACGACGCTGCTGCAGGCGATGGCGAAATACTGGGAGGGCCGTCGGAGGATGGCGGTGCTGGTGGGGGATATCGCCACCGATCGCGATGCGCAGCGGCTGGCGCCGTTTGTGCCGGTGCGGCAACTGACGACGGGGGGGGCGTGTCATCTGGAATTGCCGCTGGTGGAGCGCGGGCTGGGGGAACTCGATCTGGAGGGGCTGGAGTTTCTGGTGATCGAGAACGTCGGTAACCTCGTTTGCCCGGCGTCGCACGATCTGGGAGAGCACTTGCGGGTGGTCGTGCTGAGCGTGACCGAAGGTGACGATAAACCGGGGAAGTATCCCAAGGCATTTCGGACGAGCCAGGCGTGTGTGATCAACAAGGCGGACCTATTGCCGCATGTGCCGTTTTCGATCGAGGCGGCGACGGCGGATGCTCATCTGGTGCAGCCGGGGTTGCCGGTATTTACCGTTTCGGCATGGCGGGAGACAGGGATTGCTGAGTGGTGCGCGTTCCTGGAAGCTGCCCGCGCCACGATGCTGACTTCTGCGACGGAATAG
- a CDS encoding hydrogenase maturation nickel metallochaperone HypA, whose protein sequence is MHERSLVRALLEQVRETAAARELPPVREVVLEVGEFCGVDAELLELAFAEMAPGILGEDVKLELRSTPLTVECRRCGHGFAVERFRFVCPLCSGDVTVTGGEEFRLVSLRVAAGPVGEEQACR, encoded by the coding sequence ATGCATGAACGGTCTCTCGTCCGGGCGCTGCTGGAGCAGGTGCGCGAGACGGCGGCAGCGCGGGAGCTGCCGCCGGTGCGGGAAGTCGTGCTGGAGGTGGGGGAGTTCTGCGGGGTCGACGCGGAGCTGTTGGAGCTGGCGTTCGCGGAGATGGCTCCGGGGATTCTGGGCGAGGATGTGAAGCTCGAACTGAGGTCGACGCCGTTAACTGTCGAATGCCGGCGTTGCGGGCATGGGTTTGCTGTCGAGCGGTTCCGGTTTGTGTGTCCGCTCTGCAGCGGCGATGTGACGGTGACAGGCGGAGAAGAGTTCCGGCTGGTGAGCCTGCGCGTGGCGGCCGGTCCGGTCGGGGAGGAACAGGCATGTCGCTGA
- a CDS encoding hydrogenase maturation protease, whose translation MTFPLIVGLGSPHGDDQAGWLVIDWLHTLGADVQSARKAVHPGDLWSWAEAGRALTVCDAGHANGQPGRVGRWTWPEDRLEGSRLGGTHDLPLADVLMLGRQTGCCPERVEIWTIEGVQFEPLGAVSPAVAEGARRVAETLWRGVDHA comes from the coding sequence ATGACGTTCCCCCTGATCGTCGGCCTGGGGAGCCCGCATGGCGATGACCAGGCCGGGTGGCTGGTGATTGACTGGCTGCACACGCTGGGAGCGGACGTGCAATCCGCGCGCAAAGCGGTTCATCCGGGGGACCTGTGGAGCTGGGCGGAGGCGGGGCGCGCGCTGACCGTCTGCGATGCCGGTCACGCAAACGGGCAGCCGGGGAGGGTTGGCCGGTGGACGTGGCCGGAGGATCGGCTGGAAGGGTCGCGGCTGGGAGGGACGCACGATCTGCCGCTGGCGGATGTGCTGATGCTGGGACGTCAGACCGGGTGTTGTCCGGAGCGGGTGGAGATCTGGACGATTGAAGGCGTTCAGTTTGAGCCGCTGGGGGCCGTCAGCCCAGCGGTGGCCGAGGGCGCCCGGCGAGTGGCGGAGACGTTGTGGCGGGGAGTTGACCATGCATGA